Proteins from a genomic interval of Lolium perenne isolate Kyuss_39 chromosome 1, Kyuss_2.0, whole genome shotgun sequence:
- the LOC127326026 gene encoding probable hexosyltransferase MUCI70, translated as MSGAAALGLRNGSSGSLALAAAAGGRKAGPARGWGWRGGAGDKERLQLLHRALRLVGRRGAGLLLLLAVASAALLCSLFAVVKDDTTSSIIIASNYEVTKAIQNSAYPSTARPVVMSKDQYSASDVNTNQLHLSFENLTNHPCDGFAVPPTLFDKKRTGPRPCPVCYVSVDQAFALMPLQASPSPVLENLNYVSEDSGTANFSNQGSVFGGHVSLDQRTKSFDITSSMSVNCGFVRGKKPGQGTGFDINDDDLLEMEKCRGLVVASAIFGNYDMIQHPRNVSELSKANACFYMFVDEETMAYVKNSSSLYKDNEVGLWRLVVVRNLPYEDPRRTGKIPKLLLHRLFPNVRFSVWIDAKLQLVVDPYLLLERFLWRKNASFAISRHYSRFDVFEEAEANKAAGKYDNASIDEQIDFYRNEGLTHYSTAKLPITSDVPEGCVIIREHVPISNLFTCLWFNEVDRFTARDQISFSTVRDKIRAKVGWMPQMFLDCERRNFVVQAYHRELLEQMIASRRNAPPVEPSRRLKPGSRKAPPSKKPLVKRKKEKKPGRRRVPKPVTWAMDAV; from the exons ATGAGCGGAGCCGCGGCGCTGGGGCTGCGCAACGGGAGCAGCGGCTCCCTGGCCCTGGCCGCGGCCGCCGGCGGCAGGAAGGCGGGGCCCGCCAGGGGATGGGGGTGGCGCGGCGGCGCCGGGGACAAGGAGCGCCTGCAGCTGCTGCACCGCGCGCTGCGCCTCGTCGGACGGCGCGGGGCGGGGCTGCTACTGctgctcgccgtcgcctccgccgcGCTCCTATGCTCGCTCTTCGCCGTCGTCAAAG ATGACACCACTTCTTCAATTATCATTGCTAGCAACTACGAGGTCACCAAAGCTATCCAGAACTCTGCCTACCCCAGCACAGCAAGGCCTGTGGTGATGTCCAAGGACCAGTACTCTGCTAGTGATGTCAACACTAATCAGCTTCATCTTTCGTTTGAAAACTTGACAAATCATCCCTGTGATGGTTTTGCTGTTCCTCCTACCCTGTTTGATAAGAAACGCACCGGTCCTCGAC CATGCCCTGTTTGCTATGTCTCGGTCGATCAGGCATTTGCTCTGATGCCTCTACAAGCTTCGCCATCTCCTGTCCTTGAAAACTTAAATTACGTCTCAGAAGACAGTGGCACAGCAAATTTCTCAAATCAGGGATCTGTATTTGGAGGGCATGTATCTCTGGATCAGAGAACTAAATCTTTCGACATTACCAGTTCGATGAGTGTCAACTGTGG ATTTGTCAGAGGAAAGAAACCTGGCCAAGGTACCGGATTCGACATCAACGATGACGATCTCCTAGAAATGGAGAAATGTCGTGGGCTCGTCGTAGCTTCCGCCATCTTTG GGAATTATGATATGATTCAACATCCAAGGAATGTCAGTGAATTGTCAAAGGCAAATGCGTGTTTTTATATGTTTGTAGACGAAGAAACAATGGCTTATGTCAAGAATTCTAGTTCACTGTACAAAGATAATGAGGTTGGCCTCTGGAGGCTAGTGGTCGTCCGAAACCTCCCTTATGAAGATCCCAGGCGTACGGGAAAG ATTCCCAAGCTTCTGCTCCATAGGCTATTTCCAAATGTGAGATTTTCAGTTTGGATAGACGCAAAACTTCAGCTTGTTGTGGATCCTTATTTACTGCTTGAGAG GTTTCTGTGGAGAAAGAATGCTTCTTTTGCGATATCTCGGCACTACAGTCGTTTTGATGTGTTTGAAGAAGCAGAGGCTAATAAAGCCGCTGGAAAGTATGACAATGCGTCAATTGATGAACAAATAGATTTTTACAGAAATGAGGGCCTAACACATTATTCAACAGCCAAGCTTCCTATCACTAGTG ATGTCCCTGAAGGCTGTGTGATCATCAGAGAACACGTCCCCATCTCGAATCTCTTCACATGTCTTTGGTTCAATGAAGTTGACCGTTTCACTGCCAGGGATCAAATTAGTTTCAGCACCGTCCGAGACAAAATAAGGGCTAAAGTTGGGTGGATGCCTCAGATGTTCCTGGACTGTGAAAGAcgcaactttgttgtgcag GCATACCACAGGGAGCTACTAGAGCAAATGATTGCGTCCCGCAGGAACGCTCCTCCTGTTGAACCATCGCGGAGACTTAAGCCAGGCAGCAGAAAAGCTCCCCCATCGAAGAAGCCTCTTGTGAAGCGGaaaaaagagaagaaacctgGGCGAAGACGGGTGCCGAAGCCCGTGACCTGGGCGATGGATGCTGTGTGA